A stretch of the Corynebacterium maris DSM 45190 genome encodes the following:
- the dxs gene encoding 1-deoxy-D-xylulose-5-phosphate synthase yields the protein MGILSGIASPADLKALPADMLNDLAAEVRALLVEKVSATGGHLGPNLGVVELSIALHRVFDSPQEPIIFDTSHQSYVHKMLTGRSHQFDTLRKKGGLSGYTDRAESEHDWTESSHASAALSYADGLAKAKELTGDGERNVVAVVGDGALTGGMCWEALNNIASGDRNVVVVINDNGRSYSPTIGGIADNLSAIRTRHGYDELMEEGKKRLKQMGWVGERTYEALAAFKEGVKSQLVPTEMFSDLGLKYVGPVNGHDLDHLLHDLEYAKGYDGPIIVHVVTEKGHGFAPAVNDVKDQMHATGIIDPVTGLPSGNAPGPKWTSAFSEELIQAGRDRDDIVAITAAMAGPTGLQPFADEFPDRFFDVGIAEAHALTSAAGLALGGMHPVVALYSTFLNRGFDQLLMDVGLLKLPVTLVLDRAGVTGSDGASHNGVWDLAIASIVPGIRIAAPRDGARLREQFQEAITVDDGPTAVRFPKGELPADVEAVSRLNDGVDILRYSDAGDEDPDAVSVLIVSVGALADVALAVAESLAEEHVDVTVVDPRWVAPVPGSVLALADDHDLVVTVEDGVIRGGVGSLISEAMNAAEIDTPIRHLAFPDVFPKHASRSELLAEVGLDAEGATASVMGWMENIFDRD from the coding sequence ATGGGAATTCTCAGTGGAATAGCCTCTCCCGCGGATCTGAAGGCACTCCCCGCCGACATGCTCAACGATCTGGCGGCGGAAGTGCGCGCGTTGCTGGTCGAGAAAGTGTCCGCCACCGGCGGCCACCTCGGCCCTAACCTGGGCGTGGTGGAGTTGAGCATCGCGCTGCACCGGGTGTTCGATTCCCCGCAGGAGCCGATCATCTTCGACACCTCACACCAGTCCTACGTGCACAAGATGCTCACCGGCCGCTCCCACCAGTTCGACACCCTGCGTAAGAAAGGCGGGCTGTCCGGGTACACCGACCGGGCGGAGTCCGAGCACGACTGGACGGAATCGTCCCACGCCTCCGCCGCGCTGTCGTACGCGGACGGCTTGGCGAAGGCGAAGGAGCTCACCGGGGACGGGGAGCGCAACGTCGTCGCCGTCGTCGGCGACGGCGCACTGACCGGCGGCATGTGTTGGGAAGCTCTGAACAACATCGCCTCCGGGGACCGCAACGTCGTCGTGGTCATCAACGACAACGGCCGCAGTTACTCGCCGACGATCGGCGGCATCGCGGACAACCTCTCGGCGATCCGCACCCGCCACGGTTACGACGAGCTCATGGAAGAGGGCAAGAAGCGGCTCAAGCAGATGGGCTGGGTCGGGGAGCGCACCTATGAGGCGCTCGCCGCCTTCAAGGAGGGCGTGAAATCCCAGCTCGTGCCCACCGAGATGTTCTCCGACCTCGGTCTCAAGTACGTCGGCCCCGTCAACGGCCATGACCTGGACCACCTGCTGCACGATCTCGAGTACGCGAAGGGCTACGACGGGCCGATCATCGTGCATGTGGTCACGGAGAAGGGCCACGGGTTCGCCCCGGCGGTCAACGACGTGAAAGACCAGATGCACGCCACGGGAATCATCGACCCGGTCACCGGGCTCCCGTCCGGCAATGCCCCCGGACCGAAGTGGACGTCGGCCTTTTCCGAGGAGCTGATCCAGGCCGGCCGTGACCGCGACGACATCGTGGCGATCACCGCCGCCATGGCCGGGCCGACGGGGCTGCAGCCTTTCGCCGACGAGTTCCCGGACCGCTTCTTCGACGTCGGCATCGCCGAGGCACACGCCTTAACCTCCGCCGCCGGACTGGCGCTCGGCGGGATGCACCCGGTCGTCGCCCTGTACTCGACGTTCCTTAACCGCGGTTTCGACCAGTTGCTCATGGACGTCGGCCTGCTGAAGCTGCCGGTGACGCTCGTGCTCGACCGAGCGGGCGTGACGGGCTCCGACGGCGCCAGCCACAACGGGGTCTGGGACTTGGCGATCGCCTCGATCGTGCCGGGGATCCGGATCGCCGCGCCCCGGGACGGCGCCCGGCTGCGCGAGCAGTTCCAGGAAGCCATCACCGTCGACGACGGCCCGACCGCCGTGCGTTTCCCCAAGGGTGAGTTGCCCGCGGACGTGGAGGCCGTGTCCCGGCTCAACGACGGCGTCGACATTCTGCGTTACTCCGACGCCGGCGACGAGGACCCCGACGCGGTCAGCGTGCTCATCGTCTCGGTCGGTGCGCTCGCAGACGTCGCCCTGGCCGTGGCCGAGTCGCTCGCGGAAGAACACGTCGACGTCACCGTCGTCGACCCCCGGTGGGTGGCGCCGGTGCCCGGCTCCGTGCTGGCGCTGGCCGACGACCACGACCTGGTGGTCACCGTCGAAGACGGCGTCATCCGGGGTGGGGTGGGCTCCTTGATCTCCGAGGCGATGAACGCCGCCGAGATCGACACCCCGATCCGCCACCTGGCGTTCCCGGACGTCTTCCCGAAGCACGCCTCGCGCTCCGAGCTGTTGGCGGAGGTGGGGCTCGACGCCGAAGGCGCGACCGCCTCGGTCATGGGCTGGATGGAGAATATCTTCGACCGGGACTGA